Below is a genomic region from Henckelia pumila isolate YLH828 chromosome 3, ASM3356847v2, whole genome shotgun sequence.
gatgggtcctcgtcgagtgataaacagaaacacaccgccagttatccctgcgactgagcaagctagcactgaatttgatcagttggatgcttcagcaacgcctatggaaaccttgttgaagaggtttcagtcgttcaatctgccattattgatgggttcagaaaattcagttgactgcgagagttggttggatgatattgatcagctattcgattccattgattacacagatgatcgcagaatcaggttagtcattcatcagctacgtgaggttgctaagagctggtggatcatgacaaagaaagcaatagagaatagaggtacggaagttacttggactctttttaaatctgaattctataagcggttttttcctatctcgtaccgtaaggacaagggagcagaatttgccaatttgagacaaggaaatctgaacatcgaagagtacgttgccaagtttgatagtctgttgcgttttgcaccactaattgccggagatgaagaagctaaggcagatcacttcataaatggcttgaatcctgacatcttcactttggtgaacactgctaggccagacaactttgcggatgccatgaatcacgcaaagggagcagaagcaggcttgtggaggcaaagaggtaatccggtagcacctcagcagcagaggcagtatcagaaccaaccctctcagtatcagaatcagccacctcagcatcagaaccagcagcagaggtatgaaggtgttaacagtgggggaaacagaaaggatcagtacaaggcaagaggtaaacagttcaagaggcaggggaacagttcgtccagttccagtggttcgaagaaattcggttcaggaccgagttctgggtcatcatccttgtactgcagcaagtgtggaggaagacactcaccggatcagtgtgtgggagtcttcggcaattgtaacacctgtcagcaaccgggacacttctctaaagtgtgcccacagcgtaacagagatagagctcagagtgggagttcgtctagacctgcagctcagcctgagaggcagtcttctgcagtgcactctttccagcctcagcagcagaacagacaggaaggtagtaccagtgcaaatcagcctctgagacagcaagcacgagtctttgctctggcagaagatcaggctcaagcagcacctgacgatgttatagcaggtaactgttcgattttcggtcattctgctcatgtcttgatagatacaggtgcttcccattcttttatctctgagaaatttgtattattgcatgctttgccaactgaattgttgcttacagtagtagctgttacttcacctttgggtggaggaattgtttctgtcagattagtcaggaactgtgaactgtgttttgaaggaaatttgttagaattcgactgtattgtacttggactgtcagattttgattgtattgtcgggatagatgctttaaccaagtacagggcgacagtcgattgtttccagaaagttttcaggttcagacctgaaatgacagacgagtggaaattatttggtaagggttctcgatctagaattcctttgatttcagtgttatctatgactcgtttgctacagagaggtgcagaaggatttttggtttatgcggttgatgtactgaaatctagcccagccttggtagatttaccggtggttagagaatttgctgatgtgttcccgaaagatgttcctggtttgccacctattcgagaaatcgaattcagcattgacttagtgccaggtactcaaactatttcaaaagctccttatcgtatggcacttgttgaattgagagagttgaaggagcagcttgaggatttgattgccaagggatacatcagacctagtgtatcgccttggggtgctcctgttctattcgttcggaagaaggatggttctatgcggctctgtatcgactaccgtcaattgaatcaggctacagttaagaacaagtatcctttaccccgaatagatgacttgtttgatcaactgcaggattcttctgtctactctaagattgatctgaggtcaggttatcaccagttgagagtgcgagaggaagacgttcctaagaccgcattcagaacaaggtatgatcattttgagtttatagtcatgccgtttggtttgactaacgccccagcggtttttatgggtttgatgaaccgtatctttcagcgttatttagatgagttcgtcattatctttattgatgatattcttatctactcgaagaaccgtactgaccatgcagagcacttgaggaccgtattgcagattttgcgaattgagcagttgtttgccaagctgtcgaaatgcgaattttggttagatcgagttgtctttctcggtcatattatttctgaagatgggatttctatcgatctcagcaagattgaagcggttatgaattggcttagacctacttcagtgccggagatccgaagcttcatgggtttagctggttattaccgtcgtttcatcgagggtttctcgtctattgccaagcctattacccagctgactcagaagaatgcgccttttgtttggactccagattttgaggctagctttgttgatctgaagaggagactgaccagtgctccaattctttctattccgaagggtactggaggtttcacagtctattgtgatgcttctaaccgaggcttgggttgtgttcttatgcagcataagcatgtgatagcgtatgcatcgaggcagctgaaaccgcacgagactcgttatccggtccatgatcttgaactagctgcgatcgtctttgctctgaagatctggcgtcactatctttatggtgagtctttcgaaatcttttctgaccataagagccttaagtacttgttttcacaggcagagctaaatatgagacagagaagatggttagatctgttgaaggatttcgactgtgaaatcaagtactatccggggaagtctaatgcagttgcagatgccttgagccgaaagctttgttctttatctctttctactatcggtgtttctcagttgatcgatgattgttgcacttctggtttagagtttgaaacagatagggagactatcagagtgtttgctattcaagccgagccagagctgtttgttgcaatcagagaagcacagaagtctgagccgagcatccagatttcagtagagaaagtcagatcgggtcatcagtctgaattccaggttagagatgatgtactgtatgtgaataaccgtattgttgtgcctgatatttcgaatttgagacagcgtattctccaagaggctcattgcagtcggtttagtatttatcctggaggtcgtaagatgtacaatgatctgaagaaccagttctggtggaagagaatgaagagcgacgtagcgaggtttgtatctcggtgtttgaattttcaacaggtgaaagcagaacggaagcgaccaggaggtctgttgcacagtctatctgttcctgaatggaagtgggatcacatttccatggatttcgtcacgaagctaccacgatccgttcgaggatgcgatgccatttgggtagtgatcgaccgattgacgaagtctgcatgttttattccgtacaggatgacgtatcgtcatgatcagatggctgagttgtatgttagcaatgttgtgagattgcatggtgtgccgaagtcgatcgttttagacagagatcctagattcacttctcacttctggcacagtcttcaaggggcacttggtactcgattgcatctgagtacaacttatcatcctcagaccgatggacagtcagagcggactatccagacgttagaggatatgctgcgagcggtagtgctagactttggcactagttggcaggattctttgcctcttgtcgagttttcttacaacaacagcttccaagcgagtatcggtatggcgccttttgaggcattgtacggtaataaatgccgatctccgttgttttgggatgacttgtccgagtcaccacatttgggaccggatatgcttagagatatggcagagcaggttaagatcattcagaccagaatgaagtcagctcaagataaacaggcgaagtatgcgaatgtcaggcgtagacctctgagttttgatcagggagaccgagtctttctgaagatttctccgttcaaaGGCACTGtaagattcggtaagagagtgAAATTATcttcgagattcatcgggccgtacgagattctcgagaagataggcgatcttgcctacaggcttgcacttcctccatctttatctggtattcatgacgtttttcacgtctctatgctgcgaaagtatcatccagatccttctcatatccttcagcctgacgaagccgagttagacgagactctgagctactttgagcgaccgattcagatccttgatcgaaaagagaaacaactcaggaccaagtcgattccgttggtgaaagtgcagtggagccgtcacggcgtcgaggaagcgacttgggagacagagtctgacatgagacagcgattgccggagttattcggatgacgtgagttcttcttactgtctttagttctttattctatcttatgagttgtggttctcgttgatttcgaggacaaaatctcttcttagtgggggagaattgtttagtgggggagaattgtaacgcctcatttttatcttaaatgagtttatttgagttaatcggagattgcagagttcgcgagccgacttgattttaatcagggtcctttttgcaaaaattggatttttcagggactaaaacgcaattaatggattttatatattatcttgtctaGTTTGACTTGGTCCATTCTCTCCCTCTCCTTCCCCTTGCACgcatcctccattgaagacgccccattgagcttccaagctttctgatttcagttcgagctcgatccggccgttggaatttatttctgaaggaagattagtgatcactgcagtgagagctccgttataccgtaagtatttctccgatcagatatgttttgtttttcggaggttgttagaatcgatctagattctagtatgttgttcttggcagagttctgatcgtttattatttgtcgattttgaattagagcgacgttcggatttgttgtgatttttggaagccattttcgaaagtttgagttttgagatttgtggggattgccttgttgttgttgtattagcattgttatgaggttatatcgctattgaactgctgtctgcgttgtcggtttgtttagttatagccgttatgccgtcggtttgagttttggagatttgaaccatttttgagttgttgaacttggcttgtaagttgatcatggttattgatctttgatttgtatctgaacagattcgtttggagtttgtcaagcccagggttaacagcatttgttcgtttcagagatttggacgaagaacggtatagataattaccttgagccttgttgttgtttagattggttagacattgatacaatcttttgttgtagcttcccagaagttggaactactgccttgaaaggtaaaagcagtcatcgatagtgggatagcatactcgggacagttggttctcgagtttcccttaaaagcacatacttgcatctacacttgttctagcatgaggaacttgtgtcttgttgaattTCCTgagattttattatatggatatgttttatattctgttatgcattcatcttgagccaactttgatttcagcgggcagaatagccctttttgtttagacgtttgggaactataattgagtggcctaggtcgtagtcatttcgcctagtgctagcatactcattatagttgctcaaagtctagaggagtgggatacgtggcaccacctcgattgggagagtcggtgagtggttacgtgatctcatcctagggatcccaaaagcacagcagaaatccctcgtttatcagatttgatatcccggtttaaagacatgcatttcattacgttgttattgattttgttgttgttttgaaagcatgtttgttgttgtattacttgtatgttgcttttactgggattatcattctcaccggttatccggctgttgttttgttttgtatgtgtacttggaaacaggtggggcaggattaagtcagaagaggcatggttagctttgagggaatgatgtagaagtgagactcggtttagaagtcttgttagcatgacaatctagtttatgttttgaagcatgttaagaactggaacttggattggaagtggtcttgcttgtggttagaactcttgtattctgtattcggcttgtaatagctagcatcgatgcgtgttcttcacttttatgtatttaaatgctatgttgttggatatatatattagttggatcatgttagagttcttttggttatgttattgcacttttggaggcttgttttgagccaattcagcaggtcatgcgcgcccgcgcctcggatGACGTGCTCGCGCGTCCCGTACTTCGtttcggaagttttgggcagagcttcaggcacgcccgcgcctcgggtggagCGCCCGCGCaagggcttgggcaggacgccatgcgcgcccgcgcgtccccttctaaaaaaaaaaaaaaaaactcttggcttttaattgcttacttattgaattactcctttaattgttgtttagaaccgaggtctcacacaaaCACAGTCTAATAAtatcttcagaaacaccattaatttttaccgtatctgTGACTTCTAGGAATGTCCTCAGATGGAGATGAGGATCAGTAGTGGTTTTTCCATTAAATTGGTCCTGTTGTACCATGTTGATCAGTGCAGGCTTTAGCTcgaaattattttcattgatatCCCTCGAGCTATGCTAGAATAGTAGTTATGGATCATTGGTTTTAAGTGATCTCTGATTAGCACTAAGGGTGTTACTTGTTCATCGTCGTTGTTCTCCTCCATTGCCTTAAGTtgttctcttcttttctttcttaaaACTCTTGTGGTTCTTTCTATCTTAGGATTAAAAAAGAGAAAATCAAGACTATGGGTTCATCGCATAAActtcaaaacaaataaaaacaatgACTTAGtaactaaaataatttaaaacaactctaaattaaaatctacaCTAATTGATAACATtactaatataaatttaaataaaatacaccCCGACAATGGCACCAAAAAATTGTTGCGTGTTTTCTGTTCTCAAGTTCACGGTGTCAGGTTTtaataaatgataaataaaGTATTATTCCCACAAAGTatgtatttaaaattatattaatacttgtaattaaaatatattagatTCTATctagaaaattcaaaaaatcatatttattcaaaattaaataaattaactgAAATAACTAGCATTCTAACACACACAATTGAGAAATATCACTGAGAGAAAATTATTTAGAGGTTTGGTTTCACTTAGTTTCGATGATATCTACTTCTTTGtacgatcgggtaccgtgtgacactCACTGTGTCGATAGAGCAGCATGTACGGTTTTTCCTAAGACGGTGATGGTCAAAGACTGGGGTTCAATATGTGTGGCACCTATTGTATCTTTGGGGCAGCGTGCACATACTAGTGGCCTACGTTCTGAGCATGTTATTCCAGATATTGATTCTAGTGTACCAGAGCATTCATATTTCatcttgcatgcatcatataaacTTGTGTACTCGTACTCTACGTTCTGGGCATTAGCGCTAACATCTCTACTTTTATATCGGATACCACAGTCGATGGGGGAGGTTTGTAGGTGGATCAAGAGCGAGTTGGGTGGTTGATCTGCGACCAGGGCATGTTAGCAGGGGTCACCAGAGGTTTCTAATTTAAGACTTTATTCAGTATTTATTCATTCGACTGGGTTGTATTATTAATTTTGATTATGTTCCAGTGATTTACCAGTTGTATTCTATCAAGTAGTTAGATTTTTTAAGTTTCTGCGGTATCTTTGATTGTGTTTTCTGCTTaagattttattgcatgcttaagtatGATTAGTAGTGATTCCGGAGTGGGTCACTGCACCTGATTAACATGATCAGTTTTCATCCAGTTCAGTTCATGATTTTTCTCTTTAGTTCCAGTTCAGCTTCTGTCTTCATCTTGGTTCAGTCAACTTCAGTTTCCTTCCAATTTAGTTTATTGTTTCTTCAGCTTGGTTTAGTCAACTTTAGTTCAGTTTAGTTATCTGCTCAACTCAGTCAACCGCTACACTGATTTTTTGGGTCTTAACAATAATTCTCCAAGTCGGAGAACGACTTTCGAATTGCCTCAAATATAACAGGCATCAGCATAAACAGAAATTATTTGCCAATTATTTGATCCATGGAGCTAATGAGTCATGCCATGAGTAATGAGTTTTCAGATTTTCATTGAGTGAACTTTGCATCGGTTTTTTTTTCTGTAAAGTTTTCACTTCACACATAAAAGTATTCAGCTTAACCTTTCCATTGACGACGAGACGAACAAACTGCGACCACTCAAGGTAGTTTTTCCCTCTTAATTTATGGATCCTATTTTTTAGATATGTATCAGAGAGAGAAAGGCCAGTGGTTTGAGATCTACTACTCGAAGAGATTGAGCTTCCAACGCTGCTGGAACCTCTAAACTCATTACCATTGGTAGCGTCAACCATTGTCACCTCAAATTTCATGACAACGTCGGTCAGATACCATGTAAAATTTACCGAACAAGATAGATTGTAGAGAAAATTATAAATCTgtgaaatattttattcctatcaaatcaaatcaaatttcaTCTTGAACAAATCTTtcctaaataaatttatttacatTTTCAATTTTACATACCATTGATTAGTCTTTCTAGACATTTTGAAATACTTTGAAACTAATGTCATGACCTTTtactcttttcttttctttttttatgtGAGAATCTGTAGTCATTATCTTTCGGTGTGCACTGAACAAAACTTCAGACTAACGCAATAGTCTGCAAATCGCGTTAGACACATAAACTGTATTAAGCATGTCTTGTGCGACAGGTTAGTTCAAAAAGGAGTTGGTAGGAGAAATCAAACTCCCAAACTCTGGTCAAATGCTCACTTACTCCATCGACTTGAACACCTCTTAAGAGATCATGATCACTTTTTACTTTGCCCACATTAATAACTGTTCATTTGGGTTTCTTTTGCGGGTCACCTGTATAAACATTGTAGTGTTTCGTGTAAAAGATgtcaaaattttgttatttacaATTGAAATGTTAATTTAAGTTTCACTTATTGtatgaacatttttttttttattattattattattattattattattattattattattattttaaaaaaactcgCTTAATTTAGTTACCTATAGGATGACAATTTCCTTCGAATTCGATGGAGAATCGATACCCATCTCAAATAGAGGAAGATATGGAGGCGTTTTTTAGATCCGATTAAATAAATGGGTAAATGAGTATAAGGATCTCGTATATGGGGATGGATGAGGATGTAGTTATATCCTACCCATATCCAACCCGATATccgattaaatataaatatatatatatatatagacatattaatctatattaaataaatgctaatttaattttttttgttgaattatgttagttGGATGGAACAATGAAAATTATTAGAATAAATCTAATGCTATTTTGTaggagttttattttttatataattcttAGGTTGTAGATTTTCTTCTATGTATCATGTTTTTTATTGttctcttaaaaattttggtataaaaatctaataaataagtatagttttatcaaaataattcaaatttcaaaaaacaaaaactcttatgagacggtctcaaatgtcatttttttttaGACGGATCTCTTATgtgttatccattaaaaaatattacagtttatgccaaaagtattacttattattataaatatgggtagggttgaTCCGTTtcacggatgagaccgtctcacaagagtgttactcTTTGAAAAAAATGTATTTGTACATAGTACATACAATAAATGGGGTATGGGTAAGATATGGATATCCGATCCTCCGACGGGTATGTGGATGTGCATAAAATTGAATACCCGATGGGTATGAATATGAggataaatttaataaatgagTATAAAGATGGAGACACGATATCCTACTCATACCCAATTCATTTTTATCCCTAGTTACCTatcaaaataacttattttaatttGGTTCTATATGAACGGGTTTTGACAAATATTCGGTCGGTCCGATTTCATATTTTTTGCACAATTAGTTATGAGGCAGGTGTCATACAATATAAATGATATTTGTTGCATGAATCGGTTCATTTCAGCCTATCTTTACATGCATTATTCTTATGATAAATCTAAGGGTTctcatttatcaatacatgtggagtccactaaaaaataattaacccCACATGTAAAAGTACACCGTTAGATCTATGTCAATGCAGTGTCTGTATAGCTAGGATCTAACTTACCGaaatatattttgtttaatttaaatgtttttaaaaaaatttcaaaaatcaatgaTATAAAGATTTTTTTGGAGGTGgaaaaaaatatcgaattttcggtatacTGAAGTTATCGTATCAAATTTATCgaatttttggtatatcgaaaatttcggtacagTACATTGATGATACCGAATTTTTGGGTAGGTAAcaatgtgaaattttaaaattcggTATATATCATAATACTGAAATACCGAAacaacatataaaaatatataatatttttaaacgaaagatttataatatttaaaaaatataagggTGTTTctattataaaatagtataTGTCGATATTGTACTAAAATTTCGGAGTATCGTAAAATTTTAGTATAATCAATATGAAATTTATATGTATCGAAAATTACGGTATTCCGAGAGTTTTGGTATGacattgatataaaatttttctacATCGTAATTTGAAGTACGATATCTCGATATATGATTTTGATACGGTACAGTATATATACCACCCCAAGGTCTTAATTTCATGCAGATATTTATATACTTGATCATGTTAAATCATAATTTGTTTCAAAAAGCGAATTAGGTGACAAACCATACTTCAAATCTCTTGGAAATATAGCACATCAAATTCAAATCGACTTTGAACATAATATCCATCGCATTCATAGTTCCCGAAATTTTTGTCTGCTTTTGCTAATAGGCAATTGCTTTTGCTCTAcagtaaataaaattttaaacaggTTCATTTTACGTAAAACCCAAAGCAACCACGGTAATGGGTCATTTTTAACCAAATCATTCCATTAAATCAGGGTCATTTTTTAGTTTGGATTTTTAGGTGAATTTCCGGTTCGGATCAAATAAATAGCGTTAATCTAAATCATGTTCACTGaaataacaaaaatcaaagttagaAATAACAAAAACTCTACCAAAGCATTGCAAACTGGAGATGTGATGTTAAATATCAATGTTAATAAATTAAAGCATGATAGCAAACCCTTTCCTTTTATGCATTTTATCAAATATCTGGCACAAATCTTTGTGCTAATCTTTGCAACATTTAATAGATagaaaaaatgaaaacaatatATTCATAAATCTATGCTAAGGTCCAATTTATTGCTCCAACACAAATGTCTAAATTATGACTCAAACAGTAATCAAAATCCTTctatatgaataaatataaagtcTCTTAAAACCCCTTAAATCCATAAACTTCTTCGGCGtgcattgtttggtttgatgtattattaatctatgtataacttatcccaaTCAATTTCGTCttatttttgtcatattatttatctatttattaattattaattttatatcaattaaatcaaataaattataatctatccatcaaatcaaataatgtattaactattttttcttatttatttttaaattacatTATATTGTTTATTATCCTATCATTTAAACCAAACGGTGGCAGAATAATATAAAGACGGATTGAATAagcattaaaaaattaaaaactagtTAAATACGAAAATCATTTACCATAATTATGTAGATGAAAAGGTAGGGTTTTTTTctcaatatataaaataaaataaaataaaatataggtATCAAATTTCCAAAGCTATCCCCAACGTATGACTGATTTAACTTTACAGCATGGCCTATATTCACAATCATCCCAACCAACCTTCATATATGGACGACACTTCTTGCATCAATATCACGTGGTCGTCATGCTCAGGGACGACCACCGAAATAAAAAGACTGCTCGGATGTCAAAAGTGGATCGAAATTTAGTCCAGCTGCTTTGTCCAGTCGAAAGGTTCCCAGGCGCTCGCAAAACTGGCAACAGCTTGCTTTTGCCTTTCCAATGACTCGTGCCTCCAGCGTCGATGCATGTCTTCTGCTGGCAATAACATGCCTCTTATGATGTCGAGGCCAAAGCTACTTTTGAAACCTTTTTCATCATCGATAACATGAACGAATCCCTTGTCGAGGCCAAATTCAACATGGAAATAAGGGAAATTCTTGGGAATCGAATTCCGTAGACCTTTTTTGCTCGTGTCAATAAGCTTTTTGGCATTATGTTGGCTCCATTCATCTTCAGCTTCATCAATTGCCTGCAAAATTCAAGAATCTACAAGATTATACACTCTAGAGACACTTTTCCACAGTATTCTTAAACGCATAAATCTCAGTGTACAAAACGGGAACACCAAAATCTCAACAAATGATCCTTCTATTCCTTTCAACATTaacttttttattattattgcaaGGGAGCTGACCTTCTTGAAGTAAACAGGCGCCTGCTTTGCGATTTTCCGAGGCAAAGGAACGCACTCTACCAAACAGTGGCGCTTCTGATGCGCCAAACCCAATACTGTCTCCAGAAAAACAACATCCCTTTCCTGCTTTGAGAACATCATTATCAAGCATTTCTTGAAGTTTCGAATTTCATCCCACACATTATCGTCAACAGTTCTTGTGGAAGATTCATGCTGCACAGGTGAAAAGGCCAAAAAAACAACAATATAAGTTGTCTCCATTTATCACAAAACAATGGAACATGTAACCATCTAATCTCTCAGGTAAAAGAGTGGTTAACTACTTGAGATTGCggtaatttataaatttatgcaCAAGAGAAAACAACTCAACACATGAAATTGTATTCTGATTAACATACTGCGAAACACATTCTCCAACATTCGTTGAAAGAGTATTTCAAGTCCTCCAACTTTATGAATGCACAAACAATAGTTGAGAACGAAGCTAACAGATCCAGAacacaaaagaaaaagaagagacCACAGCTTAACACAAAGAAAAATTGCACTAAATCGACAATATCTTGTGATAGGTCAGACCAATTAGTAGAAGCATAATAAGTTAAAACATTTCTGATTAGAAAGAGAGTAAAAAAGAACACATAATTTCTATACAAACACAAGAGTATACCTGCAAG
It encodes:
- the LOC140891833 gene encoding uncharacterized protein isoform X2, whose amino-acid sequence is MLKEAEKMKVKHGNDNSSSKIPIDGTTSRCILQDVASRQKRKEEDADLNLANKIMHNHRYSISGLADDEYDYDDGPMTKARKKRGGDSRKSSEITNAAIRFMSQQERCQFCFDNPTRPKHLTISIANFTYLSLPQMQPIVSGHCYIMTLQHESSTRTVDDNVWDEIRNFKKCLIMMFSKQERDVVFLETVLGLAHQKRHCLVECVPLPRKIAKQAPVYFKKAIDEAEDEWSQHNAKKLIDTSKKGLRNSIPKNFPYFHVEFGLDKGFVHVIDDEKGFKSSFGLDIIRGMLLPAEDMHRRWRHESLERQKQAVASFASAWEPFDWTKQLD